The genomic DNA attgtAAGGAGCGACCAGGTGAATATGTTTCACCTTTTATTGACGTATGTGCAAAAAGTGGAATCATCCACGAACTCACAGCTCCTTACTCCCCTCAATCAAATGGCATAGCGGAACGGAAAAATCGTaccttgaaagaaatgatgaatgccatgATGATAAGCTCCGGTGTAAACCAAAACATGTGGGGGGAAGCAATCTTATCGGCAAATTATGTGTTGAACATGATACCCAATAAGAAAAAGGATGTAACGCCATACGAATTATGGACGGGAAAGAAAGCACCATATAAatccttgaaagtgtgggggtgtctAGCTAAGGTGGTGGTCACACCACCTAAGCGGCTACTAATAGGTGCCAAAACGGTGGATTGTGTATTTATAGGATACACCCGTCCTTATGGTCCTTATCGTTTTATTGTGCATTATTCCAAGAACCCTGGAATATGCAAAGGCACCATAATTGAATCTAAGGATGCATCATGGTTTGAACATGTGTTCCCATGCTTAGATAAAAGTGAACCGAGTTCTTCTAGACCGGTTGAGGAAATTGTTCCCGAGGGTGAAGTTGAAAACGATGAACCTCGAGAACAATCTAAGACCGAGGAAGTTGAAATCAGGAAAAGTAAACGACAAAGGACTGAAAAATCCTTTGGACCTGAGTTTCTTACCTATATGGTAGAAGATGAACCTCAAACGTACCAATAAGCGGTACATTCCTCAGAAGGACCTCAGTGGAGGGAGGCAATCAAAAGTGAGATAGACTCTATCTTACAGAACCATACCTGGGAACTAGTGGACCTTCCTCAAGGATGTAAACCACTAGGATATCgatggatcttcaagaagaagatgaaaccagATGGAACGATCGATAAGTACAAAGCAAGGTTGGTGATCAAAGGATATAAACAGCAAGAAGGTTTAGACTACTTTGACACATATTCGCCAGTTACACGAATAACATCCATCAGGTTGGTGCTTGCCATTGCCGCCattagaaatttggaagttcaccaaatggatgtgaaaacagCTTTCTTGAATGGAATTCTAGAGGAAGAAATCTACATGGAGCAACCCGAAGGCTTCACAGCTATtgggcaagaaaagaaagtgtgtaaacttgtgaaatccttgtatggattgaaacaagctccaaaacaatggcatcaaaagtttgatcatgtcatgcttgatgctgggttcaaaatcaatgaatgtgacaagtgtgtgtatgtgaaggacacatctgatggatatgtcattttgtgtctatatgtagatgatatgctcattgctggaagcgatgacaaaatcataaaatctacaaagaacatgctaaaagcaagatttgacatgaaagacatgggtctgGCGGATGTGATTTTGGGGGTCAAAATCACGCGAACCCAAAATGGACTTGTTTTAAGTCAATCCCACTATGTGGAcaaaattcttgagaagttcaatGCAAATGACTCTAATGAAGCTAGAACTCCACTTGACACAAGTCAACATCTAGCCAAGAATAGAGGTAAACCCGTAAACCAGTTGGAATACTCAAGAATTATTGGTAGCTTGATGTATCTTATGAGTTGTACTCGACCAGACATAGCATTTGCTGTGAGCAAGCTAAGTAGATACACAAGCAACCCAAGTTCAATGCATTGGAACTGTATCACTCGGTTGCTTCGTTACTTAAGATACACTCGAGAATACGGGTTGCATTATAACAGATATCCAGCAGTTATAGAAGGACACTGTGATGCAAATTGGATATCTGACACGAATGATTCCAGAGCAACAAGTGGGTATGTATTCACACTTGGAGGTGCAGCGATATCGTGGAaatcatcaaaacaaacggttattgctagatccacgatggaatctgagttcatcgctttagataaagcaggtgaagatgcagaatggctacgtcaatttgttGAGGATATACCAAGATGGCCTAAGCCGGCAACGACCATTTgtatacattgtgatagccaatcggcacttggcagagctcgtagcacaatgtataatggtaggaacagacatatcagacgtagacataatacgatacgacaactaatatctacaggaattatcactgttgactacgtgaggtcaaaggataatattgcggatccgctgacaaaaggcctaagtagagagttagtacagaagtcgtccatgggaatgggactgaagcccttgaaaaatgaagttcatatgatggaaacctaactcaatagactggagatcccaagaattgagttcaataggaaaacctaattgtatgaataaGTAAGGTCACTGTGGGGGGATAACCCTACGTTTTTAATAAGGTAGTTTATTATAAAGATTtataaacttcctagtccattcctaaaagtgacaagtgtgaggctaagcctatggcttttaatgattcgactaaagtaaacatacatagtgaatcacctatgtgagagagaagtggggtcgcttcgaagggtattgttggggcacaatacctaacggctctcgcagaaccaggcaccatgttcatgaccataacgaacataactatgaggacttgactttgtcagggagagtcttgtgtgaagtgcattgtcgtctacacaaacggcagacgagttcaaagacatcgagttttactcagagctagtgggctaagtgcatttcatgagcgaaggttcaaagggtaacacctacctatcgtatgcaaaactcaactgctgaaatctaaatgggaacaATGTTGTTCTGAGATCgacctccattcatgtgggggattgttggaattTGGGTGTGTGTGAATGGTAGTCTCATTTGGTAAAACacttgtcccacattggtgtggaGACAAAGAAAAAGGGTGTTTATAAGGTAAAACATTTACCTAACAAATATCACTTTattgacatgttttaccacaagtccctCGCGCGTGCGCGTAGGGgggggggtgcaaaaaatggAACCGGATTTAGTTGAACCCGTGTAtgcccgcacgtcctgcggacacgaatgcagctccgaaaacccgggcTCGCGGGAGACGGTTTTTTGCACTCGTGACTGACTAACTTTTTTTTAGTCTTCAAAAACTGTAATAGTTGGGCTAGTTAATGAGttttaaactgaaatgattattCAGTATTATGATGATCATTATTGTGTTAAATGGTTTTTATTATCAGTTTTAAAAACTATACTAATGACCATTATCAGTTTAAAACGGTGCAATAATGTCCAGAATTCGGTTATGAGTTCTGTGACTATAAAACTAGACCAGACCAACACAGTTTGACACACCGAAAGACAATCTCTTCTCTCGATCTCTCTGCAGCATTCTCCGGTTTACTTTTCAGGCAAGTGTTCCAGTCCGGCAGCGCGCGGTGCTGTTTCGAACCGGCGTACCTTGGGAACAGACgacgaatctgtttaagggaattgtgtcaaacaTAAGCCCGGTTCAATCGTTTACTATTTCTTCGGTTTTCTTATTTTCTGTCCAGATTATGTTCGGTTATTCATACAGATTACTAACAGGTTACACCACTCAACATTTATGTGGCACTGATACTTTTTGAGTAGTATAGCATTGTACGGAACTACAAACCTATTGTCAAGCAACACACCATTTTTTTCTACAGTGTTGCATGATTGACGACGACGGTAGACAGGATATCCTTCAGAATCAACACAAGTCTCATCTACATATTTTTTCGGAAACTTCTTCGAACATTTTAAATTAACCATGCATGGACAATGAGGGTTGTCTGTACCACAAGGACCGTGGATCATAAACTGTTTGACAAGTTCATACAGTTCAACATCCGTCTCTTTGTCAGGTATTTCAGCACTAATAACCAAATCAATTTCTTTAGCAGTTGGAAACTTGCTCTCGACACTTAAGAACAAACATATATGAGCATGAGGTAGACCACGTTTCTGAAATTCGATTGTATAAATAACTGTAATATTACATCAAAAAAAGTGTTATTAAAAGTATTATTTGAGAAATTAATTAAAACAGTTTACAATGACTTACTTGCTTGTATCTCACCAAAGAATTTATGTTTCTTGAAATCTTGAATTAGATGATTGATTTTAATTTTGAATAACCGTGCGATAATATCCGGTCTATCTTGAGGGTTCAACCGTTTGTCTTTTAAACACCTATAAATCTCAGGCCAATTGGGATTACAAGTGACTGTTATGAAGAGATCCGGATATCCTACAACTTTGCAGATTGCCATAGCATCTAGATACTTTTGCATCATATATCTCGATCCACCGGTAAATGATGATGGCAACAAAATTCGTTTTCCACAATTTGACGCATCGCTTTCTCCACTTTCAACACTTTGATTTAAATTCTTAAATGTTTGACTTCTAAGTTTGGGTTGTTGTGTCTTTATGTAAGCTAACCGTGCAGATTCTATCATTGTATACGCATCAACCAAAAACTGTTGGAATAGCTTTTGGGCATTGAGTAACAACGAAAATTGGTTGGCTCTGTCTTGTATTCTGTAACTAAAAAATTCTCTCATTGTGGTGCTGGTTCTAAGTATATCACAATCAACTGAAACACCTCGATGTTTAATACCAAGTCTAAATCCATCTTCTGCATATGGGAAGATAAGTGGATATTGCAATGCAAGATAAGAGGGATGAAGCTCACTAATCTGAAGATCGCCTGATTTTGTTTGAATAATGATATCCCTTTTATCAAAGGCTCCATCAAAATCACCAATTATTAATGCAACAATTTCTTCAGCAGTGGGCAAGTTAAAAATTCTACCATCCTTATCCCTTGCTCCAATGAGCTTGAGTCTTACATTTTGccaatcattttctttaaaacaaTCTCGTACCATTCTAAATGACTTCACAAGTGGATTGCAAGAATCCAACATTTTTTTAAGACTGGATATGATGGCAAGATCAAGGTCTTGTTTAGTGTTTGTCTTCGAACCTTCCTCGACACTGTGTAAAAATGACATTATTATATATAGcagatatatatataaaacacttGACATGAATCAGTATTTAGTGAATGCTTAATTTACCTTACAGCCTTTTGACGGTTAAAATCCTCGTTTTGGGAATCATAAATATAAAGCTGTGAAAATTTAGGCTCTTCACCATCATTTGGTAGCAAGCTACCAATGCGATGGTAATTTTGTCCTTGTAATCCAAAAACATAAGGACCTTTGGTATTTTGAAAAGTTTTAGAAACCTTGCCACCAAGGGATGTGAAGGAAAAATCATGTTATATGCTCGAATACTATTCAtgaaagagttaattgccaaaatcgtccctgaggtttgggcacgtttgccattttcgtccaaaatgacacttttgtaccaaattgcccccaacgtttgtaactttttgccattttcatccaaaccactaacttagtttattttttctgttaagttgaggatatttggatgaaactagcaaatataaaaccacagggacgattttggcaatttactcaaaccctttttaatttcttttatttaattatttttgttacatatataataaaaaagaatatacatggagtttttagaaaaaaaaattaatagtttcgtcacataatttttataaattttcatccaaatcactaactcagtttattttttctgttaaggtgaaggatgttttaaattttataaattaagacataaattaatttacagcttctttatataaatcaattttataaagagaaaacgtcattggtgtgcaacacataacaatcgattacaacttttagtgtTTATCAGTTGcagagatagaaaaaaattgtaaaatgttacatattttttaaatgtgttgagcacctaagaaatatgttggtagaaataaaatatttatttaattaagattatgagggtaactatttaatatttattctgagtggcttgagtaaagaaacttttggttcatagcattataattacaatttggtgggtaattttaaggtttggtaattATACGTTGTTTGATGTGGGGGGGGGGGCACTGGcttctgtttttccttaggagcgaatttaaaagagtagaagatgaattacaaatTTGATACATAtaataagattttttttatttaaccttTTTTAATAAGGTCACcaacattttagttttataatatTTAGAGTTTTAAGTAGATTTTACTTTTATAAAACtaatctatataaaaaattagaaattaatttctgtcttagtttataaacatgtttcgccttaatagaaaaattaacttagttagtggttggatgaaaatttataaaaattatgtgagaaAGCTattatttttcatataaaaattgcatgtatattcttttttattatatatgcgacaagattaattaaataaaagatatttaaaagagtttgagtaaattgccaaaatcatccctgtggttttatatttgccaatttcatccaaatatcctcaacttaacagaaaaaataaactaagttagtggtttggatgaaaatggcaaaaagttacaaatgttGGGGgaaatttggtacaaaagtgtcattttggatgaaaatggcaaacatgcccaaacctcaaggacaattttggcaattaactcttcatGAAATTGCGGCTTTTAGGAGTAactcttttgtaaaacctttcgAGCAATGGAGGAGGAACATGTGAGGGAGGCAATTCAACGTCTCCGTTCGAACAACAAAGAGAAAAAGACGATTTCTTAGAATCCAAATTACCCCTAAGCATTTCATCTTTCCAAAGCATTGCATGACAGTAAGAACATACAAAAATAGCATCTCCATGATCAACGTATTCTACAAAATTATATAGGCACATAAAAAAATGATTATATAGGAGAAATATTAGGAGATTAAACTGTTATCTGGAAACATACTTTGATAAGTTTAAGGAGGGTATGTACCTCTTGCAATTCCGTAAATCTTTTTTACGATAGAAGATGGTAAACAATCAGAGGAATTGGAATCATCAAAGTTAGACCTTTCACCAGGGTAGGAGTTTTCTTTTCCCGCCGTTTCATTTTGGAAATGACAATTAACATCGGTTCCAATGGGTAGGAGGATAAGCAACACATTAGTCAAATATAGTGAATCAGAAACCTATATTTAGTTTTGCATTAAAAGTAAAACACATACCGCTAAACGTTACTACGGAACACTTTGGCAACTGTCGAGAAGTTCTAATATCAATATTCTGAGGAGTTGGAATATCACTTCGACTGGACCTTACTGTAACACGATCCACTTGCAAGACAAAATTTACAAATGTTATAAAACTTCCATTAACATTCAATAAATGATTAACAGTATTAACAAAAAGTCTATACAACATACAGTTTGTAATATTCGTTAATGGGCTGCTCTCAATTTTATGCTTTGATGATTCAAGCGGTGTGACCATTGAAGATGTCCTCCTTACATCAGCTACAATAGATAAATCAAATTTACTTATATCCACCATTTTGAATCTTTGTTTCCTCTTTCTAGAGTCATAAACACCATAATTAGCCTTTCCAGATTGTCCTAAAATTGAAACAAAGGGACAAGGTCAAATCTGATAGCATACCTTAAAAAAATAAGATTTATAACCTTACCAAGACTGGATGAAGTCAGAGGAATCATACTAACACATGTTCGATCTAACTTGGCGGGCGTGTGACATGCTGTACATGACGAGATTTGGTTAATTTATGCTACAAACACTTACAATTTTCACATATTTTACATAGACATATTCAGTAAACAACAACAATCAGTATGTAGGATAATTAGAAAAGTAGCAGAAGAGTTGTTTACCCATATTTTTAGAAGAGGATTCCAACGACATTACACTTTGATTCTGATTTACGGTGGATGGCGTGTAATGTAGAGTTGAGGCTTCGTAGACACCTTTTGATGATACTTGTTGGTATATATTAAGAAACTGGTTTCAGCTAATATAacattacatatatatatgtattttaaaaAATGACCATGAAAAACATACCTCCATTATTGTTCGTAGTAATAGTAACATTGCCCGGAAGTGTATCAATAATAGGAGGTGTCTGTACAAAGTGAACCACACCAATGTTCCTACGCTTATTCAAGATAAACTTTCTTATCTTCCTTGATTCTTTGGACTGTTGGGTACTGCACTGTGGAAAATACTCTCTATCTCTTGGTATAAAATTCTTTTTACTCTCCATAACTGTACATAAGAATTGAGCAAATAT from Helianthus annuus cultivar XRQ/B chromosome 7, HanXRQr2.0-SUNRISE, whole genome shotgun sequence includes the following:
- the LOC110876364 gene encoding uncharacterized protein LOC110876364 translates to MKCTNTGQNIVQNDKFGSRIFLNQEIDEVNELRRSLLVKQFEAGVSSSQTILSSQSVFPVRQEFLIETLKRHVDEIIEIESVRSCVVVATIKIVQKNYGWFYPTCRDCNKKVLTKTEYLQYAKTISDEVMNLSPTSLVYLRVQDETGSVSFVMFDKDVRKLIGSTTSDIRERQVKVNDTESFPPEISQLVEKKLAFKIEVSDYNLNHDYHVYTIQKVCDDPDIIAELVAGNGNALDVADEVFSQEGSEFKAVQLSESSQMAGAAISKDVVFVTADSSVVEAEKDSGASPNVMESKKNFIPRDREYFPQCSTQQSKESRKIRKFILNKRRNIGVVHFVQTPPIIDTLPGNVTITTNNNGGQSGKANYGVYDSRKRKQRFKMVDISKFDLSIVADVRRTSSMVTPLESSKHKIESSPLTNITNLDRVTVRSSRSDIPTPQNIDIRTSRQLPKCSVSDSLYLTNVLLILLPIGTDVNCHFQNETAGKENSYPGERSNFDDSNSSDCLPSSIVKKIYGIAREYVDHGDAIFVCSYCHAMLWKDEMLRGNLDSKKSSFSLCCSNGDVELPPSHVPPPLLESLLPNDGEEPKFSQLYIYDSQNEDFNRQKAVSVEEGSKTNTKQDLDLAIISSLKKMLDSCNPLVKSFRMVRDCFKENDWQNVRLKLIGARDKDGRIFNLPTAEEIVALIIGDFDGAFDKRDIIIQTKSGDLQISELHPSYLALQYPLIFPYAEDGFRLGIKHRGVSVDCDILRTSTTMREFFSYRIQDRANQFSLLLNAQKLFQQFLVDAYTMIESARLAYIKTQQPKLRSQTFKNLNQSVESGESDASNCGKRILLPSSFTGGSRYMMQKYLDAMAICKVVGYPDLFITVTCNPNWPEIYRCLKDKRLNPQDRPDIIARLFKIKINHLIQDFKKHKFFGEIQAIIYTIEFQKRGLPHAHICLFLSVESKFPTAKEIDLVISAEIPDKETDVELYELVKQFMIHGPCGTDNPHCPCMVNLKCSKKFPKKYVDETCVDSEGYPVYRRRQSCNTVEKNGVLLDNRFVVPYNAILLKKYQCHINVEWCNLLVICMNNRT